Below is a genomic region from bacterium.
CCAGACGCGCCCCGCGCGTTCAAAGAGCCGCGCGTGGTGCGCGGACACGTACTCGCCGGACAAGACGATCGCGCAGCCCGGGGCCCGGCCGACCGTCGCTTCGCCGGCCACCAGGAACTCCCGGCCCCGGGCCGCGACCGGAGCCTCGACGACCAGCACCGCCCGCGAGGGCGAACCGGCCGTGCGGGTCTCGAGATCGGCCAGGACCGCGCGCAGCACGCGGGCGACGAAAACGACGAGGGCGGCGAGAAAGGCATACCGGAGGACGAGGATCAGCAGCGGCGGCGTCGCGTTCACGGTGCGCCCCGGTACTCCAGCAGCGCGTTGCCGACCTGCAGGCGATCGCCGTCCTGCACCGGAGCGCGGTCGCGGCCGAGCCGCCGGCCGTTCAGCGTCGTGCCGTTGGTGCTGCCGAGATCCTCGACCGTGACCGCGCCCCCCGTCACATGGATGCGGGCGTGCGCGCGGCTGACGCTGGGATCGTCGAGGACGATGTCCTGGTCCGCCCGCCGCCCGATCGACAGCACCGGCCGGTCCAGCAGAAATTCGCGGCCCGCGGTGCCGGCGGGTCC
It encodes:
- a CDS encoding FHA domain-containing protein → MNATPPLLILVLRYAFLAALVVFVARVLRAVLADLETRTAGSPSRAVLVVEAPVAARGREFLVAGEATVGRAPGCAIVLSGEYVSAHHARLFERAGRVWVEDLRSTNGTLLNGRRVRRPVAMRAGDRLKIGEVVLGLRIDAARDVAALPSAVWADGEDRE
- a CDS encoding FHA domain-containing protein, with amino-acid sequence GPAGTAGREFLLDRPVLSIGRRADQDIVLDDPSVSRAHARIHVTGGAVTVEDLGSTNGTTLNGRRLGRDRAPVQDGDRLQVGNALLEYRGAP